A genome region from Brassica oleracea var. oleracea cultivar TO1000 chromosome C2, BOL, whole genome shotgun sequence includes the following:
- the LOC106326514 gene encoding agamous-like MADS-box protein AGL62 — translation MMKKSKGRQKTKMVKMDKENNLQVTFSKRKNGLFKKACELCTLCDAEIAVFVFSPSGKVYSFGHLDVETIINRFEGIENPPLNPQPNMQLDEIHRNSPIQDLNNDLTELMNQLELEQKKTEDLKNKRKNSKVPEIWLKDSIGGLDLGQAKEFKGKLENLKKQVRHEAFKMLEGRYPHPSFYVGSSSNALFGVDGGININPNMNLFDQRRMVNMNNFYNHNMALPNHPLPFGNYGHAEGFVPGYNYIPEPNPTGNQNPSSKEENEAGNEHHHDGHSPDPRSD, via the exons ATGATGAAAAAAAGTAAAGGTCGTCAAAAAACAAAAATGGTCAAAATGGATAAAGAAAATAACCTTCAAGTTACGTTTTCTAAAAGAAAAAATGGTCTTTTCAAAAAGGCTTGTGAGCTTTGCACACTTTGTGATGCTGAGATCGCTGTTTTTGTGTTTTCACCTAGTGGAAAAGTTTATTCTTTTGGTCATCTAGATGTAGAAACTATAATAAATCGTTTCGAAGGCATTGAAAATCCACCTCTGAACCCACAACCCAACATGCAACTTGATGAAATCCATCGAAACTCTCCGATTCAAGATCTGAACAATGATCTTACTGAG CTGATGAACCAACTAGAATTAGAGCAAAAAAAGACTGAAGACTTGAAGAACAAAAGAAAAAATTCCAAAGTCCCTGAGATTTGGTTGAAAGATTCCATTGGAGGACTTGACTTAGGTCAAGCCAAAGAATTCAAAGGTAAACTTGAAAATCTGAAGAAACAAGTGAGACATGAAGCTTTCAAAATGTTGGAAGGAAGATATCCTCATCCAAGTTTCTATGTGGGAAGCTCTAGTAATGCTCTTTTTGGGGTTGATGGTGGTATTAATATCAATCCAAATATGAACCTGTTTGATCAAAGAAGAATGGTGAACATGAATAATTTCTACAACCATAACATGGCTCTCCCCAATCATCCATTACCATTTGGAAACTACGGTCATGCTGAGGGATTTGTTCCGGGATACAATTACATACCAGAGCCTAATCCAACTGGAAACCAAAACCCGAGTTCCAAAGAAGAAAATGAAGCTGGAAATGAACATCATCATGATGGCCATTCTCCTGACCCTAGATCTGATTAA